The following coding sequences lie in one Bordetella genomosp. 9 genomic window:
- a CDS encoding DUF883 family protein yields MNMKSSAEGAKENLIDSVKSSLNDAENLLREAAASTGDKAAELRDRAMTSLKRTREALYEVQDAVMERGRKAARATDDYVHDNPWQAIGIAGVTGLLLGLLIARR; encoded by the coding sequence ATGAATATGAAATCTTCCGCCGAGGGCGCTAAAGAGAACCTCATCGATAGCGTAAAAAGCAGCCTGAACGACGCCGAAAACCTGTTGCGCGAAGCCGCCGCCAGCACGGGGGACAAGGCTGCGGAATTGCGCGACCGGGCGATGACCTCGCTCAAGCGCACCCGCGAAGCCTTGTACGAAGTGCAGGACGCCGTCATGGAACGCGGCCGCAAGGCGGCTCGCGCCACCGACGACTACGTGCACGACAATCCTTGGCAGGCCATCGGCATTGCAGGCGTGACCGGCCTGCTGCTCGGCCTGCTGATTGCGCGTCGCTGA
- a CDS encoding phage holin family protein, with translation MAIRRSLLGVASSLVDLGRTRFELLALEASTEWARLLRLLGCAFGALLFLTLAVLVFSILVAVYFWPTDQRYIALGVLAAAYAVLGLILIYLVRRTLVLGPKPFAATLDELKRDVQLLGHLRAAAQEEEEAERRAEAERHSPAGRRRETSA, from the coding sequence ATGGCTATCCGCAGATCCTTGCTTGGCGTCGCCTCCAGTTTGGTCGATTTGGGGCGGACGCGATTCGAATTGCTGGCGCTGGAAGCGTCCACGGAGTGGGCCCGGCTGCTTCGGCTGCTGGGCTGCGCTTTCGGGGCGCTGCTGTTCCTGACGCTGGCGGTCCTGGTGTTTTCCATTCTGGTCGCCGTCTATTTCTGGCCGACCGATCAGCGCTACATCGCGCTGGGCGTGCTTGCCGCCGCCTATGCCGTGCTGGGGCTGATCCTCATCTATCTCGTGCGCCGCACGCTCGTTCTGGGGCCCAAGCCTTTCGCTGCCACCCTGGATGAATTGAAGCGGGACGTGCAATTGCTCGGGCATTTGCGCGCCGCGGCGCAAGAGGAAGAGGAAGCCGAACGGCGGGCCGAAGCCGAGCGCCACTCGCCCGCGGGGCGGCGACGGGAGACTTCCGCATGA